In one Neobacillus sp. WH10 genomic region, the following are encoded:
- the gdhA gene encoding NADP-specific glutamate dehydrogenase, translated as MQTIEDVKQSGSKAAREYVNNVFETVKQRNAFEGEFHQAVKEIFDSLVPVFAKHPTYIEQGILERIVEPERVITFRVPWVDDCGRVQVNRGFRVQFNSAIGPYKGGLRFHPSVNTSIIKFLGFEQIFKNSLTGQPIGGGKGGSDFDPKGKSDGEIMRFCQSFMTELYRHIGPDVDVPAGDIGVGAREIGFMFGQYKKIRGSFEAGVFTGKGLGYGGSLVRTEATGYGTVYFVQEMLKDQGLSFCGSTVVVSGSGNVSIYAMEKAAQFGAKVVACSDSNGYIYDDNGINLETVKQIKEVERKRIKEYVKYHPHAQYFEGCSGIWSIPCDIALPCATQNEIDETAAKILVANGVKAIGEGANMPSTLAAVDVFLNSEVLFAPGKAANAGGVAVSALEMAQNSARLSWTFEEVDAKLHQIMINIYQNSVKAAVEYGFPGNLVVGANIAGFTKVADAMIAQGVI; from the coding sequence ATGCAAACAATTGAGGATGTAAAACAATCAGGTTCAAAGGCAGCAAGGGAATATGTTAATAATGTGTTCGAAACGGTAAAACAGCGCAATGCATTCGAAGGTGAATTTCATCAGGCGGTGAAGGAAATTTTTGATTCACTTGTGCCCGTTTTTGCAAAACATCCAACATATATCGAACAGGGGATCCTTGAAAGGATCGTCGAACCCGAAAGAGTTATTACCTTTCGAGTTCCCTGGGTGGATGACTGCGGCAGGGTTCAAGTAAACCGTGGATTCCGTGTCCAGTTCAACAGTGCCATCGGTCCGTATAAAGGCGGTTTACGCTTCCATCCATCTGTGAATACCAGTATTATTAAATTTTTAGGCTTTGAGCAAATTTTTAAAAACTCCTTAACCGGCCAGCCGATTGGCGGTGGAAAAGGGGGCTCTGATTTTGATCCGAAGGGGAAATCGGACGGTGAAATCATGCGCTTCTGCCAAAGCTTCATGACAGAGCTTTACCGCCATATTGGTCCGGATGTCGATGTGCCGGCAGGAGATATCGGCGTTGGGGCAAGAGAAATTGGCTTTATGTTTGGACAATATAAAAAAATCCGCGGCAGCTTCGAGGCAGGGGTTTTTACTGGAAAAGGATTGGGGTACGGTGGCAGCTTAGTACGTACAGAAGCCACAGGCTATGGCACAGTCTATTTTGTCCAGGAAATGTTAAAGGATCAAGGCCTGAGTTTTTGCGGCAGTACGGTCGTTGTTTCCGGCTCCGGTAATGTGTCCATTTATGCCATGGAAAAAGCAGCGCAATTCGGTGCCAAGGTTGTTGCCTGCAGTGATTCCAATGGTTATATCTATGATGATAATGGCATTAATTTAGAGACCGTCAAACAAATTAAAGAGGTCGAGCGAAAAAGAATCAAAGAGTATGTAAAATACCACCCACATGCCCAATATTTCGAAGGATGCTCAGGGATTTGGTCAATTCCGTGTGATATCGCCTTACCTTGTGCAACCCAAAATGAAATTGATGAAACTGCTGCAAAAATTCTTGTGGCAAACGGCGTTAAAGCGATCGGAGAAGGCGCAAACATGCCTTCAACATTAGCAGCCGTCGATGTATTCCTTAACAGCGAGGTGCTGTTTGCCCCAGGTAAAGCGGCCAATGCCGGTGGTGTAGCCGTTTCAGCTTTAGAAATGGCGCAAAACAGTGCTCGTTTGTCCTGGACGTTTGAGGAAGTGGACGCCAAGCTACACCAAATCATGATTAACATTTATCAAAACAGTGTAAAAGCCGCCGTAGAATACGGATTTCCAGGCAATTTGGTTGTCGGCGCCAACATCGCCGGGTTCACTAAAGTTGCTGACGCGATGATCGCACAGGGTGTGATTTAA
- a CDS encoding DUF4023 domain-containing protein: MDNKDTHAFVEKLQENQKKDRKNREKQGDDHPGKKLPNHNH, encoded by the coding sequence ATGGACAACAAAGACACCCATGCATTTGTCGAAAAGCTGCAGGAAAACCAGAAGAAGGATAGGAAAAATAGGGAAAAGCAAGGCGACGATCACCCTGGCAAGAAATTACCGAATCATAATCATTAA
- a CDS encoding Ig-like domain-containing protein, which yields MLRKLQKTLVMLLVLLLSGFVPAISAIAAGIELVDSSPEFEAAPDKVIKVYPGEKVDFKIKLAYTGGNQKNTSGTIHVDTKYYIGYPENPVPPKGTKDIPYSGETLSTVVDGAQIFVNSNVTPGTYNVPIQIKINDNKPGTGNSLVNDTVDKLTVEVLGEKVKPVVSITKPTEGKFYQSNQLSSSPEFTVEEQSTYRTEIFGWDTNTEGKHTVTVKAIDKYDNVGQASVTYYIDNTKPEIHSVLVDGGVYNTDSLKDIVKSYYTIKEPNLQSSTTPDLDLTVGSHTIKITALDKAGNYSEKSINYVVDNDAPTISFKFNDGGFYTSETFRTFNPYYEVKDDNLDNSTINASTPVLTEGPQSVTVSASDKANNHSTATANYTIDDTAPKVTINLENGKYYNASSLSKIGQLYTATDTNLSTVIPTGFGTTDGHYYASVRAVDKAGNATEKNVEYYVDTKDPAITIDSEKIANGGYYKSSYLQDLTNFYTVEDENKDKVDISPFDFTEGNHTLTIMATDKAGNSKTETITYTVDNTSPTISFNLTQNGFYHFKNLPENYYTTSDNNQVVSVVQSAYDKSEGTHELTVTAMDAAGNKTTATIKYTVDNTAPVVSIEKPKAGGYYKSADLPDDKPIYSIDEKNPYDFNIVGYNKKDESEHTVTIVATDAAGNIGTASVTYTVDNTKPTITSVLTNGGYYNADTLKQLGQYYTVQDTNLYPESVKASDLIYTEGKHTAKISAIDKAGNEAEKTIEYTVDNTKPVITFKFDDNGFYTSEKFKTFTPYFTIDDENLDENTVDFNGLGFTEMKHELSVSAADKAGNSNSAKASYTIDDTAPEVSLTLEAGKYYNLAALETLGQYWTANDTNLFDVQHTPLATSDGTYTATVTAVDKAGNSTSKSVEYHLDNTPPVINIDETKLKDGGFYNAAYLKGLTEKPYTVTEVNPVTDNASDLKFDEGTYAYTVTVTDKAGNTTTKTISYTVDNTAPTISLKLTENGIYTSQFLYEMGQYYSASDNNNDITVSADPLIMGEDGTYTLRVTATDKAGNRSSVSITYTVDDTKPAVKFYLTNGKHYSTKALTEALTGPKTYYAVTDEHLIDVKADELQTGEGVHKLTVTAKDAAGNTTVSTITYTVDNTAPVISGLQGLKDGQRFLVGQEVEVIPIVTDKLDSNPNLQFEQKLDTSKAGIHTVTVTATDQAGNTSTFKYSYHVYDFSGVQQPIEANGTSTFKKNSTIPVKFEIYDGKEQVNDAIATIQLVKITDQISGVPFDGISTSAASEGNLFRSNSQYIFNLGTKTLDEGQFKAIITILLDGKKVTKESSTFYIRK from the coding sequence ATGCTAAGAAAATTACAGAAAACACTTGTCATGTTGTTAGTGCTGTTACTTTCAGGATTTGTCCCTGCCATATCTGCAATTGCTGCCGGTATTGAATTAGTTGATTCATCTCCAGAATTTGAAGCAGCTCCTGATAAGGTTATTAAAGTTTACCCGGGAGAGAAGGTGGATTTTAAAATTAAGTTAGCCTATACAGGCGGAAATCAAAAAAATACCTCCGGGACAATACATGTTGACACCAAATACTATATAGGCTATCCAGAAAACCCTGTTCCTCCAAAGGGTACAAAGGATATTCCATATTCAGGGGAAACACTTTCTACTGTTGTAGATGGTGCTCAAATTTTCGTTAATTCAAATGTAACACCCGGAACTTACAACGTCCCAATTCAAATAAAAATTAATGATAATAAACCAGGCACAGGAAATTCTCTTGTAAATGATACAGTTGATAAATTAACTGTTGAGGTGTTAGGCGAAAAAGTTAAACCTGTTGTCAGCATTACAAAGCCAACCGAAGGTAAATTCTATCAATCCAACCAGTTATCGTCCAGCCCGGAATTTACCGTTGAAGAGCAAAGTACTTATAGAACAGAGATATTTGGATGGGATACTAATACTGAAGGCAAGCATACCGTTACAGTTAAAGCCATTGATAAATATGATAATGTAGGACAAGCATCCGTTACATATTATATTGACAATACAAAACCAGAGATTCATTCCGTATTGGTTGATGGCGGGGTCTATAACACTGACTCTTTAAAAGATATAGTGAAGAGTTATTATACGATTAAAGAACCAAACCTACAATCTTCAACCACTCCTGATCTTGACCTGACTGTTGGATCTCATACAATTAAAATTACTGCTCTGGATAAAGCTGGGAATTATTCAGAAAAATCGATTAACTATGTTGTTGATAATGATGCACCAACGATTTCCTTTAAATTTAATGATGGCGGTTTTTATACATCAGAAACTTTCCGTACATTTAACCCTTACTATGAAGTAAAGGATGACAACTTAGACAATTCCACGATTAACGCTTCCACACCAGTCTTAACTGAAGGGCCACAATCAGTAACTGTTAGTGCATCTGATAAAGCAAATAATCATAGCACCGCCACTGCAAATTACACCATCGACGATACCGCTCCAAAGGTTACCATAAACTTGGAGAATGGCAAATATTATAACGCAAGTTCTTTAAGCAAAATCGGACAGCTTTATACAGCAACAGATACTAATTTATCAACAGTAATCCCTACCGGTTTCGGAACAACTGATGGCCACTATTATGCTTCAGTAAGGGCCGTTGATAAAGCTGGAAATGCGACCGAAAAAAATGTTGAGTACTATGTTGATACTAAAGATCCTGCTATTACTATTGATTCTGAAAAAATCGCAAATGGCGGCTACTATAAATCTAGCTATTTACAGGACCTTACCAATTTTTACACGGTGGAAGATGAGAACAAGGATAAGGTTGATATAAGTCCATTTGATTTTACAGAGGGAAATCACACACTAACCATTATGGCAACAGATAAAGCAGGAAATTCAAAAACTGAAACCATCACTTACACTGTCGATAACACATCACCAACAATATCGTTTAATTTAACACAAAATGGATTCTATCATTTTAAAAATCTACCAGAAAACTATTACACTACTTCCGATAACAACCAAGTAGTAAGTGTTGTTCAATCTGCCTATGATAAATCTGAGGGGACCCATGAGCTAACCGTTACAGCAATGGATGCTGCCGGCAATAAGACGACAGCAACAATTAAGTACACAGTCGATAATACTGCACCAGTGGTCTCGATTGAAAAACCAAAGGCGGGCGGATATTATAAATCAGCAGATTTACCTGATGATAAGCCAATCTATTCCATTGACGAAAAAAATCCATACGATTTTAATATCGTCGGCTATAACAAAAAAGATGAATCGGAGCATACCGTAACGATTGTCGCCACGGATGCGGCCGGTAACATCGGAACTGCTTCTGTAACGTATACAGTTGACAATACGAAGCCAACAATCACCTCCGTATTAACGAATGGCGGGTACTATAATGCTGATACCCTGAAACAATTAGGTCAGTATTACACTGTACAAGATACTAATCTCTATCCTGAAAGCGTTAAGGCAAGCGATTTAATCTACACAGAGGGTAAACATACGGCAAAAATTTCTGCAATTGACAAGGCCGGCAATGAAGCCGAAAAAACGATTGAGTACACTGTCGATAATACCAAGCCTGTCATCACATTTAAGTTTGACGACAATGGTTTCTATACTTCTGAGAAATTTAAGACGTTTACTCCTTACTTTACCATTGATGACGAAAACCTTGATGAAAACACAGTGGACTTTAACGGTCTTGGTTTTACAGAAATGAAACACGAGTTATCGGTAAGTGCAGCTGATAAAGCTGGAAACAGTAATAGCGCCAAGGCAAGCTATACGATTGATGATACCGCACCAGAAGTTTCTCTTACTTTAGAAGCAGGTAAATATTATAACCTTGCTGCGTTAGAGACACTTGGACAATACTGGACAGCAAACGATACGAACCTATTTGATGTACAGCATACTCCATTAGCGACATCCGACGGCACTTATACAGCTACAGTCACAGCTGTCGATAAAGCTGGTAATAGTACATCTAAATCTGTCGAATACCATTTAGATAACACACCTCCAGTCATAAATATTGATGAAACGAAACTCAAAGATGGCGGCTTCTATAATGCAGCTTATCTGAAAGGGTTAACTGAAAAACCTTATACTGTTACAGAAGTTAACCCAGTTACTGATAATGCAAGTGACTTGAAATTCGATGAAGGAACTTACGCCTATACCGTCACTGTTACTGATAAGGCCGGTAATACAACAACCAAAACAATTTCGTATACAGTTGACAACACTGCGCCAACCATTTCATTGAAATTAACCGAGAATGGTATTTATACCTCTCAATTTCTCTATGAAATGGGTCAGTACTACAGTGCCTCCGATAACAATAACGATATTACGGTTAGTGCCGATCCATTAATAATGGGTGAAGATGGAACCTATACTTTAAGAGTGACGGCCACTGATAAGGCTGGTAATCGTTCTTCTGTATCTATCACTTATACAGTGGATGATACGAAACCAGCAGTAAAGTTCTATTTAACCAATGGTAAGCACTATTCAACAAAAGCATTAACCGAGGCCCTAACTGGACCTAAGACCTACTATGCTGTAACCGATGAACATCTAATTGATGTCAAAGCCGATGAGCTGCAAACCGGTGAAGGCGTTCATAAATTAACCGTCACTGCTAAAGACGCTGCCGGTAACACAACTGTTTCGACCATTACGTACACAGTTGATAACACCGCCCCAGTCATCAGCGGCCTGCAGGGTTTAAAGGACGGCCAGCGCTTCTTAGTTGGACAGGAAGTCGAGGTCATTCCTATAGTAACTGATAAGCTGGATTCAAACCCTAACTTACAGTTTGAGCAAAAGCTTGATACCTCTAAAGCTGGGATTCATACCGTAACAGTAACAGCAACCGATCAAGCGGGCAACACAAGTACTTTCAAATATTCCTACCATGTTTACGACTTCAGCGGGGTTCAACAACCGATAGAAGCCAACGGAACAAGCACATTTAAAAAGAATAGTACAATTCCTGTAAAGTTCGAAATTTACGACGGTAAAGAACAGGTGAATGATGCCATCGCAACCATTCAATTAGTTAAGATTACTGATCAGATAAGCGGAGTTCCTTTCGATGGTATATCGACATCTGCAGCCTCCGAAGGAAACCTGTTCCGCTCAAATAGCCAGTATATCTTTAATCTGGGAACAAAGACATTAGACGAAGGCCAATTTAAAGCTATAATCACGATTTTACTTGATGGTAAAAAGGTTACAAAAGAATCTTCTACCTTCTACATTAGAAAGTAA
- a CDS encoding ParM/StbA family protein: MTKSRIAAVDVGNDSIKAIFGELEYELNIPNIVARDTEDRPVIGIEELDDKNPLDGIHVKVHSPALKENNVIYRVGNLATKSNNATELDPGSSKSEEDQTLVMLFTTLALDAVKGEFPSTKNVIDASYTLGTGLPLREVKEGKDAGYRSKLVGSVHQVEFLVTPKYQGLKVNIKFNDVKVYPEGFAAYINLVMDNNLKIINKDLIDKRILIQDIGGLSTDIAVIKNRNVDDDKAQGFNLGVSESLEAIREEIRTKHGVELDSRRDVVEIITRKNDRNHIMVKGSRTSVHDITDRILLDLAKKQYRLLRNVWQKNSQTEICYFVGGGAHVLKDYLKTLNNNLDGYNIEFFEDDKESIWMMANAYYKLITDFVRRTEKQKAAPVKS; this comes from the coding sequence ATGACTAAATCCAGGATTGCTGCTGTTGATGTAGGGAATGACTCCATTAAGGCCATATTTGGGGAATTAGAGTATGAATTGAATATTCCTAACATTGTCGCAAGAGACACAGAAGACCGTCCAGTGATTGGGATCGAAGAACTTGATGATAAGAACCCATTAGATGGGATTCATGTTAAAGTACACTCCCCTGCTTTGAAAGAAAATAATGTGATTTATCGAGTTGGTAATTTAGCGACCAAAAGTAATAATGCCACTGAGCTAGATCCTGGTAGCAGCAAGTCGGAGGAAGACCAAACGTTAGTCATGCTTTTTACAACATTGGCCTTAGATGCAGTGAAAGGGGAATTTCCATCCACAAAGAATGTCATTGATGCCAGCTATACATTAGGAACTGGCTTACCCCTCCGCGAAGTAAAAGAAGGTAAGGATGCTGGATATCGTTCAAAATTAGTTGGGTCTGTCCATCAGGTTGAATTTTTGGTAACACCAAAATACCAAGGTTTAAAAGTAAATATTAAATTTAATGACGTAAAGGTGTATCCTGAAGGCTTTGCTGCTTATATTAATCTTGTGATGGACAATAATCTAAAAATCATCAATAAGGATTTAATCGATAAACGTATCTTAATTCAAGATATCGGAGGATTATCAACCGATATCGCGGTCATTAAAAATCGGAATGTCGATGATGATAAGGCACAAGGGTTTAACCTTGGGGTTTCAGAATCTTTAGAAGCGATTCGTGAAGAAATTAGAACGAAGCACGGCGTTGAACTGGACAGCCGCCGTGATGTGGTTGAAATTATTACGAGAAAAAATGACCGCAATCATATCATGGTAAAAGGCAGCAGGACAAGCGTTCACGATATTACAGACCGCATCCTGCTTGATTTAGCGAAAAAACAATATCGATTATTACGCAATGTGTGGCAGAAAAACTCACAAACAGAAATCTGCTATTTTGTTGGCGGTGGAGCCCACGTCTTAAAGGATTACCTAAAAACATTAAATAATAATTTAGACGGCTATAATATCGAATTCTTTGAGGACGATAAGGAAAGTATTTGGATGATGGCCAATGCTTATTATAAACTCATCACAGATTTTGTCAGAAGAACGGAGAAACAAAAAGCTGCACCGGTTAAGAGTTAA
- a CDS encoding L,D-transpeptidase family protein — translation MKKLSVIVVLLFSIFFFNVPTDAAGSSQLLIINKKINSLAYYDSGKLIRTFKVGTGRSRDLTPEGNFRIVSKIVNRPYYTKNIPGGDPRNPLGDRWMGLEARGTYGTTYAIHGNSNESTIGQYVSSGCVRMHNEEIRWLYDRIQMYTPVIITYSDSSFDAIAKANGYSVSSNGWMQASGNWYYYVNGVAQTGWISNSGSWYYLDGSGVMKTGWVLDKGKWYFLDKSGAMKTGWLSNGGKWYFLENSGAMKTGWLSNGGKWYFLENSGAMKTGWLSNGGKWYFLENSGAMKTGWLSNGGKWYFLENSGAMKTGWLLNGGEWYFLENSGAMKTGWLDLGGKKYFLRGSGAMKTGWMETEGKWYYFYPSGLMAANTVIGGWKIGADGAWLAVEYVALGDSLAAGMTPNGEDRPGDLGYPDHIAEFFRKNFDLMDFDNFGVSGYTTANVIADLGKVDVQKEIKEATHLTIDIGANDLLPIVKINPAQAPAAIGTIAANINTILSTIDQLNPKVKVYVMGYYNPFPYLPQEQQAQLIPLLTAFNGQIQAQAIQHGDTFVPTDTLIASKYLEYLPNPESIHLSLTGYQAIAGEFWKVIK, via the coding sequence ATGAAAAAGTTATCGGTTATAGTTGTTCTATTATTCAGTATCTTTTTCTTTAATGTACCAACAGATGCAGCTGGTAGTTCACAATTACTCATCATTAACAAAAAAATCAACTCACTCGCTTATTATGATAGCGGCAAGTTGATCAGAACCTTTAAGGTTGGAACTGGTAGATCAAGAGATTTAACTCCGGAAGGGAATTTTAGGATTGTAAGTAAAATTGTCAATCGCCCGTATTATACGAAAAATATTCCTGGCGGTGATCCACGTAACCCATTAGGTGACCGGTGGATGGGGTTAGAAGCAAGGGGTACATATGGAACAACATATGCAATACATGGAAATTCCAATGAAAGTACCATTGGCCAGTATGTAAGCTCAGGCTGTGTCCGTATGCACAATGAGGAAATTCGTTGGCTGTATGACCGAATTCAAATGTATACACCTGTTATCATAACGTATTCTGATAGCAGCTTTGACGCAATTGCAAAAGCAAATGGTTATTCTGTTAGTTCGAATGGCTGGATGCAGGCAAGTGGTAATTGGTATTACTATGTCAATGGAGTAGCTCAAACAGGATGGATTTCTAATAGTGGATCATGGTATTACTTAGATGGTTCCGGTGTTATGAAAACCGGCTGGGTATTGGATAAAGGCAAGTGGTATTTCTTAGACAAAAGTGGAGCGATGAAAACGGGCTGGCTATCAAACGGAGGGAAATGGTACTTCCTTGAAAATAGCGGGGCGATGAAAACGGGCTGGCTATCAAACGGAGGGAAATGGTACTTCCTTGAAAATAGCGGGGCGATGAAAACGGGCTGGCTATCAAACGGAGGGAAATGGTACTTCCTTGAAAATAGCGGGGCGATGAAAACGGGTTGGCTATCAAACGGAGGGAAATGGTACTTCCTTGAAAATAGCGGGGCGATGAAAACGGGCTGGCTATTAAATGGAGGGGAATGGTACTTCCTCGAAAATAGCGGAGCGATGAAAACGGGCTGGTTAGATCTAGGTGGGAAAAAATATTTCCTTAGAGGCAGCGGAGCGATGAAAACCGGCTGGATGGAAACAGAGGGCAAGTGGTATTACTTCTATCCAAGTGGCTTAATGGCAGCTAATACAGTAATAGGCGGCTGGAAAATTGGTGCAGACGGTGCATGGCTTGCCGTTGAGTATGTTGCCTTAGGTGACTCGTTAGCAGCAGGGATGACTCCGAACGGAGAGGATCGACCTGGTGATTTAGGCTATCCTGATCACATTGCTGAATTCTTTAGGAAAAACTTTGATTTAATGGATTTTGATAATTTTGGGGTTTCAGGATATACAACTGCTAACGTGATTGCAGATTTAGGCAAAGTAGACGTGCAAAAGGAAATTAAAGAAGCTACACATCTTACCATTGATATTGGTGCAAATGATCTGCTTCCGATTGTTAAAATCAATCCGGCACAGGCACCAGCAGCCATTGGAACAATAGCTGCAAATATTAATACGATTCTTAGTACGATTGATCAATTAAATCCAAAGGTGAAGGTTTATGTAATGGGCTATTACAATCCATTCCCATACCTGCCACAAGAACAGCAAGCACAGTTAATTCCATTGTTAACAGCATTTAATGGACAAATTCAAGCACAAGCGATTCAACATGGCGATACGTTCGTACCAACAGATACGTTGATCGCAAGCAAGTACCTAGAATATCTTCCAAATCCGGAGAGTATCCATTTAAGTTTAACAGGATATCAAGCAATAGCTGGAGAGTTCTGGAAAGTGATAAAATAG
- a CDS encoding glycosyltransferase family 4 protein: protein MKVLMVCTEKLPVPPVLGGAIQTYISGTLPHLRAVHNITVIGISDPSLPDKETKDGIQYVRVPGKVFEIYQEEIVRFVKTNHFDLIHIFNRPRLVMPIRSVAPQAKILLSMHNDMFNVDKINPVDAKAVLQEVSRVVTISGYVGNVIRTLYPEASSKISTIYSGVDSERFLPKHHSKMRGIRDTLRKKHGLENKTVILFAGRLSVNKGVDRLIRALPQLSRKFKDLALVVVGSKWFSQNEITDYVAYIRALAKRQPIPVVATGFVSPDEIQNWFGAADLFVCTSLWQEPLARVHYEAMAAGLPIVTTARGGNAEVIIQRENGLVVDNPEDPSRFAEKITEILSDKSLMKRMGERGRELAVTNYQWKRVADDILEVWNQAIKLPHTHIDKNEIEPSVEVGKEEISKENKGVDPTNNRKDKEKQNDKKKHSKKEKQSKKEKEREKEKQREKEKQQEKEKQREEKNNERKKSSAKRKKNEKKKSSAKRKNNKKKKSSVKRKTTRERKAARRGKTTRKRKAWN from the coding sequence ATGAAAGTATTAATGGTTTGTACAGAAAAGCTCCCAGTGCCTCCTGTTTTAGGGGGAGCTATCCAAACATATATTTCAGGGACTCTCCCGCATTTACGTGCAGTCCATAACATTACAGTTATTGGGATTAGTGATCCTTCACTTCCTGATAAAGAAACTAAAGATGGAATTCAATATGTACGTGTTCCAGGGAAAGTTTTTGAAATATATCAAGAAGAGATTGTACGCTTTGTTAAAACCAATCATTTTGATCTTATCCACATTTTTAATCGCCCACGGCTTGTAATGCCCATCCGCAGCGTAGCACCTCAAGCAAAAATTTTATTGAGTATGCACAATGATATGTTTAATGTAGATAAAATTAATCCCGTCGATGCAAAGGCGGTTTTACAAGAAGTTTCAAGGGTTGTCACCATAAGTGGCTATGTAGGGAATGTCATTCGGACTCTTTATCCAGAAGCATCTTCCAAGATTAGTACCATCTATTCCGGCGTAGATTCCGAGCGGTTTTTGCCAAAACACCATTCAAAAATGCGAGGAATACGAGATACATTACGCAAAAAACACGGCTTAGAGAATAAAACAGTTATTTTATTTGCAGGTAGACTTTCGGTAAACAAAGGAGTCGACAGGTTGATTCGGGCATTGCCTCAGCTGTCAAGGAAATTCAAAGATTTAGCTTTAGTCGTTGTAGGAAGTAAATGGTTTAGTCAAAATGAGATAACGGATTATGTTGCGTATATTCGGGCATTAGCAAAAAGACAGCCAATACCTGTTGTAGCAACCGGTTTCGTATCGCCAGATGAAATTCAGAACTGGTTTGGAGCAGCTGATTTATTTGTTTGTACCTCCCTTTGGCAAGAACCACTGGCCCGTGTTCATTATGAGGCGATGGCAGCAGGACTTCCAATCGTTACAACCGCAAGAGGTGGGAATGCTGAAGTTATTATCCAAAGAGAGAACGGACTCGTGGTTGATAACCCGGAAGATCCAAGCCGTTTTGCAGAAAAGATTACAGAAATATTATCGGATAAATCCCTGATGAAAAGAATGGGGGAAAGGGGAAGAGAACTTGCAGTCACGAATTATCAGTGGAAAAGAGTAGCTGATGATATTTTAGAAGTTTGGAACCAAGCCATTAAACTGCCGCATACTCATATAGATAAAAATGAAATAGAACCGAGCGTGGAAGTTGGTAAAGAAGAAATTAGCAAAGAAAATAAGGGTGTAGATCCTACGAATAATCGCAAAGATAAAGAAAAGCAGAACGATAAGAAAAAACACAGTAAGAAAGAAAAGCAGAGCAAAAAGGAAAAAGAGCGAGAAAAAGAAAAGCAGCGCGAAAAGGAAAAACAACAAGAAAAAGAAAAGCAGCGCGAAGAGAAAAACAACGAGAGAAAGAAAAGCAGCGCGAAAAGGAAAAAGAACGAGAAAAAGAAAAGCAGCGCGAAAAGGAAAAACAACAAGAAAAAGAAAAGCAGCGTGAAGAGAAAAACAACGAGAGAAAGAAAAGCAGCGCGAAGAGGAAAAACAACGAGAAAAAGAAAAGCGTGGAATTAA